The Streptomyces sp. NBC_00286 nucleotide sequence ACGGGCGCACCGATCGCCTTGACGGCCGTCTCGATCACGTCGCGGGCGTCGGGGTTGCTGAACGGGTCGATGTCGGAGGAGTTCTCCGGCCACAGCACGAAGTCCGGCTGGGCGACCTTGCCCGCCTTGACCTGTGCGGCCAGACGCTCGGTCTGCCGGGCGTGGTGGTCGAGCACGGCGCGCCGCTGGGCGTTGAAGTCGAGGCCCGCGCGCGGGACGTTGCCCTGGATGACGGCGACGGTCGCGGTGCCGTCCTCCGCCGTGTCGCTCATCAGGGGCCGGGCGGCAAAAGTGCCCACTACGGGGAGTACGAAACTGAGCAGTGCCGCCGCGGCGGCTCCCCGTCGTACTACTTGAGTGCGTCGGAACTCGACGACCTGGCGGACGATCTCGTACAGCCCGAAGCCGCACAGGACGACCGCGAAACCGAGCACCGGAGTGCCGCCCACCGCGGCGAGCGGCAGGAAGATCCCGTCCGCCTGGCCGAAGGCGATCTTGCCCCAGGGGAAGCCGCCGAACGGCACGCGCGCGCGTGCCGCCTCGCCGGCGGTCCACAGGGCAGCCGCCCACAAGGGCCAGCCGGGCAGTTTCGACACCGCCGCGATGCCGGCGCCGACGAGCGCGACGAACACCGCCTCGATGAAGGCGAGGGCCAGCCAAGGCCCCGGGCCGACCTCCACACCCGTCCATACGAGCAGGGGCAGCAGGAAGCCGAGGCCGAAGAGGTAGCCGAGCCGGAGGCCCGTCTTCCAGGTGCGTCCGCGCAGGCACCAGCCGAAGGCTGCGAAGGCGGGCAGGGCGAGCCACCACAGGGTGCGCGGCGGGAAGCTGACGTAGAGGAGCACTCCGGAGAGCGCCGCGACGACGGCCGGACCGAACCGCTGGACCAGCCGTGCCCCGCGCGATGCGGGCCGGGCCTCGGGTCCGAGCTGTTCCGGCTGGTCTACGGATGTTGCGGTGGCGGTCACTCGGGGAGTGTACGGCGCGTGACCTGGTCGCCGACAGCGCGGTCCGTCCGCCTCTGGCCAGGCGGCTTCCACCCGACAGCTGCATCGTTTCTGCGCAAGTCGTCCACAAAGCGGCGCACCACCCGTTACCGTGTGCCGAAGCCCCTCACGTACGGCCGTATCCGGCCAGTCGGTCGGGGTCTGTCATGGGTCGGGGGTCGACGGGTGGGGTTCACGGGAATGGCGTCGGCCGAGCCGATGCCGGCGCTCGGCAGACGTGCCGTTTCGGACGTGGCGGGCGTGATCGTGCTCGGTGGCTGCGCGACCTGGTCCGTGATCACGGCGTCGGTGAGCGGTGGCCGGCCCGAGGGTGTGCTGCTCGCGGTGCTCGCCGTGGCCGCCGGCTATGCCTCGGGGCGGATGTGCGGTACGTACGTGCCGGTCGCCGCCCCTGCCGCGGGTGCGCTGGCCGGTCTTGGCCTTGCGATCACCGCCCCGAACACGGCGCCGGGGTCGCAGGTCATCTCGCCGCTCGGACAGACCGGCTCCACCGCGGCTCTGCTGACCCTGTCCGCGGGGGCCGCGTGTTGTGCGGCGTGGGCGGCGCGCTCGCCGGCACTGCGGCTCGGGCTGCGGCTGCTGGCCGCCGGGATCGGGGTGGCCTCGGCCTTCCTGGGTTCGACGGCGGGCTGTGTCGCCTGTGCGGGCGTACTGCTGTGCTCCCTGGCCGCCGACCACATGCGCCGCGGCCCGGGACTCGCGGGCCTCGCCCTCACCGCGGGCCTGGTGACCGGAGCGACCTGGGCCGTCGCCGAGAACGTGCTGCCGGACGGCCTGACCTCCGCCCTGGAGGGGCAACTCACCCAGCAGCGGGTCCAGCTGTGGCGCGATGCGCTCGACCTGGCTCACCAGGAGCCGGGGCTTGGGGTTGGACCGGGACGGTTCCCGGAGCTGAGCCCGACGATCACGCAGTCGCCGACGGCGGACGGCAAGCCGTACTCCGCGCCGTTTCAGCAGGCGGCCGAGCAGGGGCTCGTGGGCGTGGTGCTGCTCGCGGCGGTGTTCTGCTGGGTGCTGTACGCGCTGTGGCGCACGGCGCGCCGCACGCCGGTCGCACTCACCGCGGGCGCCGCGCTCACGGCGCTGGCGGCGATCGCCGCGGTCGGCAACGCGCTGAGCTTTCCCACGGTGACAGCGGGCGCGGGACTGCTCGCGGGGCTGGCCACGGCGCGCCCGCTGCCCCAGGATCGGGACAGCGCGGTGGACGCGGGCCGACGTACGCGCAGCGGCCGGCTGGGTCCCTGACCGGGCGCGTCAGTGCGCGGTGCCGCGGGTCGTGGAGGTCGTCGACGCGAGGCGGGCCCGGATGACCCGTACGGCTGCCTCCGCGTTGTCCACCGTGATCGTGAACGAATGGCCGTCGCCGAGCCGGAGCACGAGGCCCTCGCCGCGCCGGACGACTACGGCGGTTCCCTTCTCGGGCCGCCAGCGGTAGCCCCAGCCACCCCAGTGGCGCGGGGTCACCCGGGGCAGGAAGTCAGCGCCGGTGATGTGGGAGAGGGGGATCCGGCGGCGCGGCAGGCCCATGTGGCCGCAGCGCACTTCGAGGCACTCCTTGTCGACCTTCACGGCGACGTGGACGAACGCGAGCGTGCCGAAGAGGACCAGGAGTCCGCCTGCGATGCAGCCGACCACGGACATGAGGAGTGGCACGACGCCCGACGTCCAGGCCGAGTCGACGGCCAGCTCGATGCCCAGGGCCATGCAGCCGGCGCCGCCCAGGGCGAGCAGCCACTGCACACGGTTGGTCGCGCGGCCGTGCCACACGTCGGAGTGCGGGGCGTCGGCAGCGTCCTCTTCGCCGTGGGGGTGCCTCATGGCTTTGAGAGTACTCAGGTTCCGCAGCGCGGGCACCGCGTTGCGCACAGTTACTGGTCCGGGTGGACGTCAGGGGTCCGGTTCGCGGCGGGACGCTCAGCGGGCGGGGCTGACGGCCTGCAGCAGCCGGCCCTCGTCGTACGTCAGCGCGGCCGCAGGCAGGGCCGCTTCTCGTCCGTTGAGCAACACCGTGAGGGTGCCCTGTGCGGGCGCTTCCGGTGCGGGGTGTTCGCCGATGCGGCGCAGCGCCTGGGCGGCTACGGCGCCGGCCGAGCCGTGCAGGACGAGCGGGGCTTCCCCGGGTTGCTGCACGGCCGCGCGGATGCGCTCGGCGACCAGTTCGTAATGCGTGCAGCCCAGGACGACGGCCCTTACATCGTCCGGGGTGAGCTTCGCGGCGGCGGCGATCGCCCGGTCGACGGCGGCCTCGTCGGCCTCCTCCACCGCGTCGGCGAGTCCCGGGCACGGCACTTCGGTGACGGTCACTCCGGCGGCGAACTCCTGGATGAGACCGCGCTGGTAGGGGCTGCCGGTGGTGGCGGGCGTGGCCCAGATCGCGACGGGTCCGCCGCCGGCCGCGGCGGGCTTGATCGCGGGAACCGTGCCGATGACCGGCAGGGCCGGTTCGAGGCGGGCG carries:
- the lnt gene encoding apolipoprotein N-acyltransferase, with the protein product MTATATSVDQPEQLGPEARPASRGARLVQRFGPAVVAALSGVLLYVSFPPRTLWWLALPAFAAFGWCLRGRTWKTGLRLGYLFGLGFLLPLLVWTGVEVGPGPWLALAFIEAVFVALVGAGIAAVSKLPGWPLWAAALWTAGEAARARVPFGGFPWGKIAFGQADGIFLPLAAVGGTPVLGFAVVLCGFGLYEIVRQVVEFRRTQVVRRGAAAAALLSFVLPVVGTFAARPLMSDTAEDGTATVAVIQGNVPRAGLDFNAQRRAVLDHHARQTERLAAQVKAGKVAQPDFVLWPENSSDIDPFSNPDARDVIETAVKAIGAPVSVGGVVAKDGKLYNEQILWDPDKGPGDTYDKRQVQPFGEYLPLRSLVGAINEDWTSMVRQNFSRGSEPGVFTMAGTKVGLATCYEAAFDWAVRDTVTDGAQMISVPSNNATFGRSEMTYQQLAMSRVRAVEHSRTVTVPVTSGVSAVIMPDGKITQKTGMFVADSLVQEVPLRSSETPATRLGELPELAIVLVAVGGLGWAVTARVRGRRSGDV
- a CDS encoding O-antigen ligase family protein — protein: MASAEPMPALGRRAVSDVAGVIVLGGCATWSVITASVSGGRPEGVLLAVLAVAAGYASGRMCGTYVPVAAPAAGALAGLGLAITAPNTAPGSQVISPLGQTGSTAALLTLSAGAACCAAWAARSPALRLGLRLLAAGIGVASAFLGSTAGCVACAGVLLCSLAADHMRRGPGLAGLALTAGLVTGATWAVAENVLPDGLTSALEGQLTQQRVQLWRDALDLAHQEPGLGVGPGRFPELSPTITQSPTADGKPYSAPFQQAAEQGLVGVVLLAAVFCWVLYALWRTARRTPVALTAGAALTALAAIAAVGNALSFPTVTAGAGLLAGLATARPLPQDRDSAVDAGRRTRSGRLGP
- a CDS encoding glutamate racemase; this encodes MKIALMDSGIGLLAAAAVVRRLRPDADVVLSSAPESMPWGPRAPEDVTERALAVAEAAAAHRPDALIVACNTASVHALPALRARLEPALPVIGTVPAIKPAAAGGGPVAIWATPATTGSPYQRGLIQEFAAGVTVTEVPCPGLADAVEEADEAAVDRAIAAAAKLTPDDVRAVVLGCTHYELVAERIRAAVQQPGEAPLVLHGSAGAVAAQALRRIGEHPAPEAPAQGTLTVLLNGREAALPAAALTYDEGRLLQAVSPAR